Within the Erigeron canadensis isolate Cc75 chromosome 6, C_canadensis_v1, whole genome shotgun sequence genome, the region GCGAGAACGAGCATTGGCATATGCACATACTCATCAGGTCTATTTACATCTTCATTTCAGCCCGATTACATTTTTTGAGTTTAATCTAATGAATTTAATTAAGCTCTTTAATATCATTTTATATGTGAAGCAGCACATGTGGAAGAACTCTACAAAGTCTTTGAATCCGACATTCCTGGACCCTAACAATCCGCATTGGGGATGGAGTTGGCTAGAGCGTTGGATGGCCGCCAGGCCATGGGAAGCACAAACCATATCCGAAAAAGATTCACCGGCTGGAGACACGGGTAAAAGGGCTAGCCGACCTCCTAGCCGTCAATCACCCTCTACACCCCCAACCAGGGCTCCATCAAATAACAGTTCAAGGGTTAGGCCCGAAAGCCAAAAGGGAAGCGTGGATGACGACTCTAGGAGCTACTACAGCCTGCAATCTGACCGCAATAGGAGGCATAGCCGGGCTAGTTCAGTGCGTGATGACGAGAGCTTTGATTCTTCACCCGCGGTTCCTAGCTACATGGCTTCAACATTGTCCACTAAGGCTAGATCTCGATTGGCTAGCCCTTGCCATAGTCCAAGCCCATTAGGGTCAGGAAGAAAAGGCGCCTCGGAAAAAGGCACAGTGCCTGGGTCAGCCAAGAAGCGGCTTTCCTTTACGGGCTCACCGGCCCGAACCACAAAGAGGATCCTTGAACCATCGATGCAATGATGTGATGGTTTTAAACTCATAAAGAATTGTTTGTGTTGTTAAATTCTTATGTTTGAATGATTGTTTTATTCAATTTTAAccattttattgtttttgttagttATGTGTTGTATGTATTTAGAGaaatttgttacttttttttggtCATGTACAAGTTTTTTGATGTATGAGTTTGGGACACATGGattgtttgatttatttttgaGAGTTTGTTGTAAGGTACAAATAAATGATGCATAGAAAGACTTGCGTTGAAAGGTAAAATGATTGGATGACAAAAAGTACACAAAAGTCCAGGGCAGGCATTGAGAATAACTCCAAGTAGTACCTTGCTTTGTCGGGGAACAAAACagaataatttacacttttactcCTGTACTTTCTGCTATCTTTTTTACTAATTAACCCGACTATTATGCTGGCCATTAAGAAAATGTTTGTAGTGAAAGATTAATACAAAATGAAAATGGCAATATGATATTGATGAGCATTTTTAAAGAGAAATTTTCTCGTAAATAATGGATTTAGAATTAAGAATGAGAAATGTATCTTTGACCTTTGAAAGTCGTTGGTATTTGCAAAGGTTTATTGATTAGCGTGATTTTACCAACCCGATTACTAAAAGATAAGGAATCATTAGGACACACAAATTCACAAACAATATGTACTTGGCGTCACGTGTTTCTTGACATTGGTTggaaaaaatatttactaaaatggtatagtttaaaaagtatttactaaaatggtgtttttattaatttttgtggTATTTTGACTAAAAATTATTGATTATATACATAAACCATATTTCTCTTACGTATCAAATAAACTTTATTTCTTTATCATATTATTGACGTTGCtacttcatatttatttatcttaaaattaaaaatcatcaaTTAGTAAAGGTTTGACTACTTGGTGAGTTTCATTGCTTTATCATATACTATATTCTTATTcaatctttcttttctttttgttttatgttatcACGCGcttcttttgcttttgttttgtcGAAACCAATGATCAGATGATATCTCTGAAACTTGAtgatttccattttttttttttttgcttattgtTGTTAGTGTTTATATGAATGTGGTACCTTACTTATTCAAGATATATCGAATTGACTTTATAATATTATGAGAATTCATGAGTTATAGAAAGACTCAATGAAAAGTTAAAGAAATACAGATGAAAAGCTAGAAATAATGAAACATACAAAATTAGTACTTGGTAATTAATAGATAGATATTAGTTTGATTTAAGCTTTTAAGTTTTGATAGTTTAGCAAAGTTGATAAAACAgatacaatataatttttagtcaaaatcctacaaaattaataaaaacaccattttaataaatattgttattaaaaacaccattttggtaaatactttttaaactacaccattttaataaatatttttaattatatcatTTTGGGTATTAACTCCATTAGTTGGTgactttcaaaaaatttcaatattatcTATCCAGGATAACTACGGTTATTTTAATAGCCAAAACGGGAGCACTAACGTAACGGTAAATATGTGTATTTAGTTTAGATGAAGATtgtatgtttaaatatataacTCCATCTGATAAAATTACAATAATGTCTTACTATCATacaaaaaattcatatattttaaaaaggaGAAGTATAGGTTAGACTTAAGAGATATGCTACAATGACTAACATATTACTAACAATTTTTTATTAACTGACATGGAGGGTGATGTGGCCCATCCACATcattaatcattaaatattGCTTAAAAAAACTAACCTAAGTTAATTAACCCTAATACTAAATTTCCCTTTTTTCCCTCTGCACTCTATAATATTACGCACTAGAATAGGAATTATGGTTTCCCTCTGCTCTTAACTTCTTCTCCTATAATCTCCTCCACAACAATAACCACCTCCCAACATGAATCAATATTCTAATGTTTCTTCTCCATTACATAATAAAGATATATTATCAGATTGCTCATCCTTTCTTTCTTCCCCGTTACATGATGACGAGTTGTTATCGGGTTATGATCAAGGGTTATTAGAGCATTCTGATCCATCACCATTAACAGAGTCATCATCAAAAACTACGAATTTTCAGTATCATGAGGATGTACATGAGTAAGTTCGTCTATTATAGGCTGCTTAGTAACATactgaattattattattattattattattattattattattattattattattattattattattattattattattattattattattatatatgtatgtatgtatatgtaatgCCGCTTTAAGATTacaaatgaaattgaaattagtTCTAAAAAGCAGcttgttttcatataatatgAAGTAACGTTCTGACATGTTAATTGGGCAGATTATgttcatttgatttgaatttaatTGATATAATTGTTGTTCATTTTAGAGATCATCAATATGGCTTGGAAAAAGAAACCAATTGTGAGATAAATATCGATAAAATCAAACATCATGAAGATGTGTTTTTTCAAGACAAAGGTAGCAGTAGTAACcatgatgaagatgctgaagaaCCAAAAATTGGCATGACTTTCGATACTATCGAAGAGCTTGCTACTTTTTATGCAAATTATGGGAAAAAAAGAGATTTGGAGTCTGTAAAAGGTCCTCACGAAAGTCTTATACGGATGATCAGAAAGAGTGTGCCACTTTTTCATGTAATCGGGCTGGGAGGTCAATGTcgaaatcaaaaaatattttgaaccCTCGACCCGTTTCAAAAACAAATTGTCCAGCAAAAGTTAATGTAGTCCTTGGCATTGATAAAAAGTGGAATGTGTCTAAAGTTGAACTCAAACACAATCATCCGTTTAGCCTAAGCAAATGACGCTATTATCGGTGTCATAGAGTTGTGAACCGAAATGTCAAAATACGACTTGAAATCTTTCAAAGAGCTGGAGTAAGAATGAATAAAGGTTTCAATACCTTTGTCGTGGAGAGTGGGGGATATGAAAATGTACCATTTACGGAAAAGGATTGTCGCAACTACATTGACAAAGTGAAACGGTTGAAGTTTGGAGAAGGTGATGCTGAAGCAATTCAAAGTTATTTCACGAAGGTGCAATCATCTGATCGTGATTTTTTTTACATGTGGgatttagatgatgaaaatcGACTAAAGAGTTTGTTTTGGGCTGATGCGAGGTGTAGAGCAGCTTATGAGGAATTTGGTGATGTAATCACATTCGATACTACATATCTTACAAATGAGTATGAGATGCCAATGGCTCCATTTGTAGGAGTAAATCATCATGGACAATCAATATTGCTTGGTTGCGGATTGATTTCAAATGAAGATAATGAGACATTCACATGGCTATTCCGGTCATGGCTTGCATGTATGTCTGGACGTCCTCCTCAAGCCATTATCACATATCAAGACCAAGCTATGAAGAACGCAATACAAAATGTATTTCCTGATGCACGTCATAGGTAATAACTGTTTTCCTTTCTAACTAGCTGGTATAGTTTATCTAATTTTAAACTATatgaatttatatatgaatggCACTTAAAAGCAACCTGCTTGCCTCTTTACATGaaatatatgaaagttttaGTTGCTAACTCTAAAAAATAATTGTGTTGTTAAATACATGCTCTTGTTTTTAGGTGGTGTTTATGGCATATCATGAGAAAACTACTTGAAAAGTTAGGCATCCATAAGAAATACAAATTTATTAAGTACAAGCTTAAAAAGGTTGTGTATGATTCTTTTGTTCCTAGTGAATTTGAAGATGCATGGAATATAATGCTAGAGAGGTATCAACTCCAAGAAAATAAGCGGTTGATAAACTTGTATTTAGAAAGACATAGATGGGTTCCTTGTTACGTGAAAGATACCTTCTGGGCAGGGATGTCTACTACATAACGTAGCGAGAGTATTAATGCATTTTTTGACaaatatgtaaacaaaaaaaCTACCTTGAAGCAATTTGTCGAACAGTACGAAAATGCATTAAGGGATAGGGCCgagaaagaaaacaaagaagATTTTAATTCTTACAATACACACTATCCACCAATTACCCGCTATGCCATGGAAGAACAAATGAGGGAAATTTTCACCCATGCTAAGTTTAAAGAATTTACAGAAGAATTAACAGGAAAAATGTATTGTGGGATAGGTTCTTTAAAAACGCAAGATGGGATTTCAGAATATGAAGTAATTGAGGATGTAATGGTCAATGGAAATTTAATAAAGAAACCATTTgttgtttctttcaaaaaggGTGATTCAGGGGAAGAATCTGATGTGAGATGTATTTGTCGCTTGTTTGAGTACCGTGGAATGTTGTGTAGGCATGCACTTACCGTACTTATCAATGAGAATATAAATTTAGTGCCAGATAAATACATATTGCGAAGATGGAGAAAAGATGTCAAGCGGAGACATACTAAGGTTAAAGTAACTTATAATGATTGGGTTGACTCAGATGAGGGGCGTCGTTATAGTAGAATGTGTAGTGCTTTCTCAATGGTGGCAGACTTGGCATCTAAATTAGAAGAAAAATGCAATCTTGTACTTAACCGAGTGAGTGAAATAATGAGTGAAGTTTCAAGTAAAAAAACTGTTCATGATAACTTCATATGTACCCCGGGGCAGAGTACTTCTCCAAAGAATAGCACAAAGATTCTCGATCCGTTGGTAGTGCGAAGAAAAGGCCGTCCTATGACTAAGAGACTCAAGTCCCACGTTGAACAAATTATTACAAAAAAGCCGAAAAAGAAGAAGGTATGTTAGTAAATTTTATACATTTCACTTTTTATAACAGTAACTGTATGGTTATGCTTGATTGTGATTTCAGAAATTGACTGAAGTTGGAGATGAAGAAGTTGGTTGTGAAGTTGATAATGATTTACCAAAGAAAAAACGTACAATGAAGGAAAAAGCGGTAATCATGTTAGATTAATATTCAGTTAAAAGTTGTCTGATTACTATGTTTGATAATCAATCATTAGTTGTTTCAAGTATTTAAGGTGTATTGTTATTCTTTgtagaaaaatcaaaatgagaACGTTTACCCTAGTACGGGTGATGCAAGTCAGAGCGTTTATGCTAATTCCCAGCCTCACTATAGTGGATTTCTTCCAAGCTATCCTATGCAACATCATCAGTTTCATGTGCAATCTAGAGACATGTTCCACCAAGTTTCTCCACAACAATATGTAGGATTTCAAGTGCAGAAATCATCACAAGGGGGCGTTCCTGATGCATCATTGAATCCTCCGAATACACAGCCCTCCAAATTCAACAATTAGCTTTTTATAGCCAATTTGTCTATTTGTGTTGTCCAGTACATTTTCATCTGCGTTTTTCATTATTTGGTGCATTTGTGTGGATTGTTTTAGAAATGGAGTATTATCTCAGTAAAAGATAGGGACATATTTTGCGAGGCATTTGTTTTGTTGGAACTTTACCCCAGTTATGTTTCATAATGGAATAATGTTGTATTGATATTTTATACTGCCATgctttcctttttatttaaagctcttctttttaatttatttggttGCACTTCCTTCCCAGAAAGCTTTCAAAAAATACACATGGTTTCTAATGTACGTTTGAGCCAACTTAAAATGCTATCCATTACAGGCAGATGATCCTGCTGTTGGCAACAATTGCGAACCATTTGTTGTAAAATAAGAAAACTTATATAGATCTAATGAGACTAAAATGTTCTCACAATATCGTGTACTCATGTACATGAATCTTTAGTAGACTAAGAACTAATTTTACTGTATACAAGCATTTATCTAGTGAATACAAATGACTATCTGATGATTGTCTTGAAAAACTTTCTGCTCTGCACTCGTATACATCACCATATGGCAGCAACACAACCCTTTCCAACATCTCCATATCAACATATGACAACAATATTTCTGGCAATCACAACATTGGTGGCTCTCATCACAACTTTATGCTTTGCACTCGTATTCATACTAAAGGACATGCCGCCAGGACATAAGGAGTTCTCGTTTAACACCTCAAACATGTGACCGCTCCATGTGTGAGACATAAGCTTAAAAACACCTTCAAGAAACCTAAAAGACGATAGTCAATTGGTCAATGAAGCTATAAGTTTACGGATAATCATAAAACTGATTTCAATCCTTATGACATATCTATCTTGCTATATTACAGGCCAAAGAGATGCTTTACGTAATTAATTAGTACTCAATCACCTATGTTGAACCAAAAGTTCTATATTCAAACGGTTCAAAGAAAGTAAATACTGACCCGACCATTACACGAAGGTTAATCTTAGCATCCAGTTTCAGACTTTCAGCCCGTCTCTTTATCAAGTCGTTCATGACCTATCAgataaattgatgcacaattcATGAAAAGGAACAACATTAGTAGTATAATGCAAGCAAGacacaatattttataaataaacaaaggAACTACCTTTCCAAATTCACACTTTAACAGCCTTAATAAGTTAGATGCACGGAATTTTCCATATTCTTACTGGTCTCCGATATTCTATTCATCGTAAATTCTATAATAGCAAGATTGACAAACCGATATTCTATTCATCGTAAATTCTATAATAGCAAGAttgacaaacatatattttataagttacTTTGGAATATAGTTAGATGCACTcaaatttatatgaaaaaaaaaaaaacaagttccAGCTACTACTCATTGGCTTCAAACATCTGTCAAAAAAGATGGGCAAATTAGCACAAATCCAAACGCACTTGCTATAATTCCTATAATTAAAGATCCCATCTATGCACTTATAAAATGACACAGTAATTTTGACAAAGAATGGGCAAAAAATGCTTATAAATTGAATACTAAATAAACTTACCTTGATCTTTATTGATTATTACGGCCCcttctaaaattttgatttaggcATTACTATAGTTTGAGATGTCCCCAGAAAATGAAACCTCTTGGGATTAGGAAAATGATTTGCAACAACAATGAAGAAAATCGATCATCGAAAGAAACCTATAAAACCCCGTTGCTCACATGAATAACCTCAATGAAAAAAGACATTAGAAAGACATTaaaattattaagaaaaacCTGGAAAAATAATATCCAAAAACCCATAAAAATCGAACATCTCTGATTCTTAATTTGTGTATCGTGGGTCTGATTTTCTTTAGAAGAGATGGAGATTTAATTTTTTGGAAAGAGAAACTAGGAAGGTTAGATTATAAAACAGTTTTACCATGGTTGAGTAAGATGAGAGACGTGGATGACCACATGACAATCCAAGTAAGTTCGTAAAAAACTTGTTAGTATAACGTTAGTCAGTGTAGCATATCTCTAGACTTAAATAATTCATATGtcaaagtttgacttttaacAATAAAATTGTTGTGGTCAGCACTCAGGCAACAAAATTCCATTGactatcataattcataaagtATATGAGCGTATATAACAACTGGTAAAAATTTATCGTCGACAGCAGGGATCGAACCTGCGCGGGCGAAGCCCAATAGATTTCAAGTCTATCTCCTTAACCACTCGGACATATCGACATATGTGTTTATCTTCTGCCAATTTTGTTTTAACTAATGCATTTCAGAAATGAAGAAAAAAGGATaacaataaaaacttatataagcAAAACATGGCACAATTGACATACGAGGCAGTTGCATAATTAAGCACGAGTACATATTAATCTCTTTGCATCTTATTACAGAATTATACCTTAACTTGATTTA harbors:
- the LOC122604877 gene encoding protein FAR-RED IMPAIRED RESPONSE 1-like, whose amino-acid sequence is MNKGFNTFVVESGGYENVPFTEKDCRNYIDKVKRLKFGEGDAEAIQSYFTKVQSSDRDFFYMWDLDDENRLKSLFWADARCRAAYEEFGDVITFDTTYLTNEYEMPMAPFVGVNHHGQSILLGCGLISNEDNETFTWLFRSWLACMSGRPPQAIITYQDQAMKNAIQNVFPDARHRWCLWHIMRKLLEKLGIHKKYKFIKYKLKKVVYDSFVPSEFEDAWNIMLESESINAFFDKYVNKKTTLKQFVEQYENALRDRAEKENKEDFNSYNTHYPPITRYAMEEQMREIFTHAKFKEFTEELTGKMYCGIGSLKTQDGISEYEVIEDVMVNGNLIKKPFVVSFKKGDSGEESDVRCICRLFEYRGMLCRHALTVLINENINLVPDKYILRRWRKDVKRRHTKVKVTYNDWVDSDEGRRYSRMCSAFSMVADLASKLEEKCNLVLNRVSEIMSEVSSKKTVHDNFICTPGQSTSPKNSTKILDPLVVRRKGRPMTKRLKSHVEQIITKKPKKKKKLTEVGDEEVGCEVDNDLPKKKRTMKEKAKNQNENVYPSTGDASQSVYANSQPHYSGFLPSYPMQHHQFHVQSRDMFHQVSPQQYVGFQVQKSSQGGVPDASLNPPNTQPSKFNN